A stretch of the Myxococcus guangdongensis genome encodes the following:
- a CDS encoding flagellar hook-length control protein FliK, with product MANESDSTKPTAAPDARAAAPELRLLDRRAFVGFPALEVTPGLRISDFALQIPDVSFPFNVSAGATRYQRKKLSFGFLELSVDADLVTRRVAELAGKLAGIEELRLHFRPGYLEGQGRLPAPERTPFTFKVAFDADGEKLAIYLYDVRLYGFSSTPSVQVPGLLSSAVGALALVPDVEVRGASGFSTRVLPALCQLAAVSRGYKMPSLDTARLSAAEVSSTGLRLRFAAGGLPPPSAPDEELLLTLEGARAFADAEGLVAQGRLAEARQVYLQAGDAQDAHPFAAERLLSLLVADPQAHELALDVAATLQRRRDRSPAALWGEAVVRERRGEGARAAERYLALCALARRTSEEAAAFFSAEAAARCSRDTAPQVAVKALHELLGLKPDHLPSLKALARASDQARDRAGAVRAYRRLAALARDPHEAADAHVHLARLCAQTEDDIAGARLHCEAALRLAPDQADALLLLGELCHRGGEHLRALKALDRLREVSMARHELDRVGHADLMAGRVWEEGLKQPENALLRYREAVSLLPGEPEPLFAAARVAEGLGRLQEALAGYQQALELAGPAPRSEGIRHAAHASHHALARLYRSRLGDPARSREHLESALALDPRDALALEELIPYFRITGKSLELADALEKSAALQDEPSKRAASWAEAGELYRGRLQQPEKAERLLLLALEADADHRPSLESLLALAEARRDGPLLTRCLSALARLSTDVKERAQKYRRLAVAARDLAFDLDLAVHSLQEVLRAEPDDLPALGELCALQRKRADMAGLAVALEERARVAEAQGDKRLAAAALRELAGVLEARLGRVGDALVALEKAARLAPDSAVLLDLADLSLRCDRPEHARRALESLLSTLPRTAAPEKLADVRARLGRACEMLGDREGAIAAYAQALPLRRLDDALAARLESLYTEAGETQALAELWAGRAQALMGAERAEEAAPLFLQSARALLERGEKSAALLRLSAALEASPEGPLAAEVLESLAELELERGEKLEAARLYARRAVLVPEDRAGARLLFRASLLAAGTSREEVFLAEALERDASFAPARQRRGELKLPTDARAALDDFEAVLALPPVDADAPREAERVSLTRKAAGAAVRAGRTDSARRLLGEYCIRAPEDLDARVELANLHRKAGAREALADLLVELWPRLSGEPRRAARRELAELSLSLGRAGAAMDSLRSLRLEEPHDTWAAQALLDLLPPPGTGSVEEEAERLELLGALVTSSSGEERAELLARRAVLHRASHRLPAAREDFSEAATLSRRPAPLLLALAELARESEDEAGELAVWRRAVVADAQLGTRARERLLALGTTLAEKDVRPLAREALLAAVALSPSEAERCDAWFTLADLARRDERPDEEATALAEAAKQGPTPRRVEAHLARAGLLESRGALADARESLRAALALAPRHTGATASLLRVLRTLGDWAALAEVLAAEAPHAGSGEAATMYSELASLYLERLDQPGPAEAALRHALRLTPDDANARRQLVSLVAGRGELREAAALLETAAESAGATEAATLLREGATYARDAEDLERALKLSRKAHALVPARGAELASLAELLYLRGAVVEALPLQETLALAVDFSGDAESAEASWLRLGELAESAGETKRAVGAYRKLLAERPLCEAAVQRLSALLEKDDPRGAFEVLVTHARSLAPSEDTVRRLVVLADKARASLADAGVAASLLSHAAQMAQTPLPLRLRLASLYRETGRSLELLTELRQVAALSLQVGDVAATLAAHDEEARLAESTGRADDALRALADARDLLESRGRPAEAAVCERRRAELLRDVKLDLSAAEGALDRAFSLAEDLGTARLGAALAERRDDADAEALWLERALPLLEDSKEAAALRLRLAKLHLGVLADAEQAERFLREALREDRSLDEAEALLARLLERDGRMAELAAWYEECAEGEADAERRAELLQRAAVLYRDRAGRPDAAAAAFIAARSARPDDLDLTAQAAELLHEVNRHADAAEFDAVLLEADPFREPIFTRHRAFLEESEDNQSLAELMLRRAQRQSDVDAAASYLAAARAFRAGGARERALLCEDRAFELDPASVEAFAQVRERAATDVRRLSELLAQRARALPREQALPLLRERATRLLDAGEALLAAEAFDVYLASAGDDVEALTARAELAARSGGPAAARPYDRRLLDAGGDALPVPVRARTWLRLGHASLGANAYHDAADAFESVVSLEPDGERGREALSLLAEVHSRTGNAPGLYRASLQLARRAEDTATAEVLYRRAADLFEDPREAIDALLPLARLRPADASVIDRAVAGLRAMGRHGDLLAVYESGAEAAGGARAAELLLAAATVAAESLADVAAAWELTQRAAEAAPEDVTALRALVTGLRERRDTARLRQALERLVPRLEDADEAALLRLELAALLEAEGETSTAREALEAVVERGASGAGYAVALEELEKLLTEAPARRAEVQVARAELTSGRERRALMLAAARGFESAGRLPDALKAAKDAAAVEPDVDATLRVAHLYRASGESPKAATALLQAARLASPDERPPLLLEAADLWEKAGEHGEALEVIERIATEAPDMLAPSELAERFGRLGAFARALQVGFAPAMLAGELTDALAMAAQAGDAARTREALWALVAQSDADPAHASALADGLRAEHDAEGLLELAALSVSRDAAFSVALRDEVLRAPDAPELQRLRALDELSTDAGFAARLTLLLPGLEKHPEPLSVAVLNRVRALPDASRVEALAMAAEGWTSRRKSLLLERHMLEFSLGRFDAAARTLGQLIEVEEDARARAILHLEQGELLLSPLERPDEARAAFERALEDDAACVTALHNLLALVDEAEDPAVFVSLAERLVSTEGPAAATQHRERWADAYEMLGQVAEAAAQLEALPETEERLARRARLAEERGLTGEALRLRERLTDEPGMLESILRGYLDAQLVAPAARLAERLLDGAGLSPEVLRLACERLSPVSEGAAFATRVWPGLLRASPLDVDGWTLFAEALRLVGRQDAAERADGIGAALSSSTALVTRVPVSPLPLPSGFQHAPPVRVLPVTTESLPRLFAALRPALTSLGAEVLSVGVDPIGGVEAYLTAPDALVLGAGALACFDAVELAYLCALALALGAEGVKLSRPGEVPGFDEAAVAAFRAVPSSLGAGRVLARLDAKVRGGDPARVDVGAVLAQGETFRAVALCVLDLG from the coding sequence ATGGCCAACGAGAGCGACTCCACCAAGCCCACCGCGGCGCCCGACGCGCGCGCCGCAGCACCCGAGCTGCGCCTGCTGGACCGCAGGGCGTTCGTGGGGTTCCCCGCGCTCGAAGTCACGCCCGGGCTGCGCATCTCCGACTTCGCGCTCCAGATTCCGGACGTCAGCTTCCCCTTCAACGTCAGCGCCGGGGCCACGCGTTATCAGCGCAAGAAGCTGAGCTTCGGCTTCCTGGAGCTGAGCGTCGACGCGGACCTCGTCACGCGGCGGGTGGCGGAGCTGGCGGGGAAGCTGGCGGGCATCGAGGAGCTGCGGCTGCACTTCCGTCCCGGCTACCTGGAGGGCCAGGGACGGCTGCCCGCGCCGGAGCGCACGCCGTTCACGTTCAAGGTCGCCTTCGACGCGGATGGCGAGAAGCTCGCCATCTACCTGTACGACGTGCGGCTGTATGGCTTCTCGTCGACGCCGTCGGTGCAGGTGCCGGGGCTGTTGTCCTCGGCGGTGGGCGCGCTGGCGCTGGTGCCCGACGTGGAGGTGCGCGGGGCCTCTGGGTTCTCCACGCGCGTGCTGCCCGCGCTGTGTCAGCTCGCGGCGGTGAGCCGTGGCTACAAGATGCCGTCGCTGGACACGGCGCGGCTGTCCGCCGCCGAGGTGTCGAGCACGGGCCTGCGGCTGCGCTTCGCGGCGGGGGGACTTCCTCCTCCGTCCGCGCCGGACGAGGAGCTGCTGCTCACGCTCGAGGGCGCGCGGGCGTTCGCGGACGCGGAGGGGCTGGTCGCCCAGGGCCGTCTGGCCGAGGCGCGGCAGGTGTATCTGCAGGCCGGGGACGCGCAGGACGCGCACCCGTTCGCGGCGGAGCGGCTGTTGTCGCTCCTGGTCGCGGACCCCCAGGCGCACGAGCTGGCCCTGGACGTGGCGGCCACGCTCCAGCGCAGGCGCGACAGGAGCCCCGCGGCGCTGTGGGGCGAGGCGGTGGTGCGCGAGCGTCGCGGCGAGGGTGCTCGCGCGGCCGAGCGTTATCTGGCGCTGTGCGCGCTGGCGCGTCGTACGTCCGAGGAGGCCGCGGCCTTCTTCTCCGCCGAGGCCGCCGCGCGCTGCTCTCGCGACACCGCGCCTCAAGTCGCGGTGAAGGCGCTGCACGAGCTGCTGGGGCTGAAGCCGGACCACCTGCCGTCGCTCAAGGCGCTGGCTCGCGCGTCGGACCAGGCGCGCGACAGGGCCGGCGCGGTGCGGGCCTATCGCCGGTTGGCGGCGCTGGCTCGCGACCCGCACGAGGCCGCGGACGCGCACGTGCACCTGGCCCGGCTGTGCGCGCAGACGGAGGACGACATCGCCGGCGCGCGCCTGCACTGCGAGGCCGCGCTGCGACTGGCGCCGGACCAGGCCGATGCGTTGCTGCTCTTGGGTGAGCTGTGTCACCGGGGCGGCGAGCACCTGCGCGCGCTCAAGGCGTTGGACCGCCTGCGCGAGGTGTCCATGGCCCGGCACGAGCTGGACCGGGTGGGCCACGCCGACCTGATGGCCGGCCGCGTGTGGGAAGAGGGCTTGAAGCAGCCGGAGAACGCGCTGCTTCGCTACCGCGAGGCGGTGTCGCTGCTCCCCGGCGAGCCCGAGCCGCTGTTCGCCGCCGCGCGCGTGGCGGAGGGGCTGGGCCGGTTGCAGGAGGCACTCGCGGGCTACCAGCAGGCGCTGGAGCTGGCGGGGCCGGCGCCGCGCTCGGAGGGCATCCGCCACGCGGCGCATGCGAGCCACCACGCGTTGGCGCGGCTGTACCGCTCGCGGCTGGGAGACCCGGCGCGCTCGCGGGAGCACCTGGAGTCCGCGCTCGCGTTGGACCCTCGCGACGCGCTGGCGCTCGAGGAGCTGATTCCGTACTTCCGCATCACCGGCAAGTCGCTGGAGCTGGCCGACGCGCTGGAGAAGTCCGCCGCGCTCCAGGACGAGCCTTCCAAGCGCGCCGCGTCCTGGGCGGAGGCGGGCGAGCTGTACCGCGGGCGGCTGCAGCAGCCGGAGAAGGCGGAGCGACTGCTGCTGCTCGCGCTGGAGGCGGACGCGGACCACCGGCCGTCGCTGGAGTCCCTGCTGGCGCTGGCCGAGGCGCGGCGCGACGGGCCGCTGCTCACGCGGTGCCTGTCCGCGCTGGCGCGGCTGTCCACCGACGTGAAGGAGCGCGCGCAGAAGTACCGGCGCCTCGCGGTGGCCGCGCGCGACCTGGCGTTCGACCTGGACCTGGCGGTGCATTCGCTGCAGGAGGTGCTGCGCGCGGAGCCGGATGACCTGCCGGCGCTGGGTGAGCTGTGCGCCCTGCAGCGCAAGCGCGCGGACATGGCCGGGCTGGCCGTGGCGCTGGAGGAGCGCGCGCGGGTGGCCGAGGCGCAGGGCGACAAGCGCCTGGCGGCGGCCGCGCTGCGTGAGCTGGCCGGGGTGCTGGAGGCCCGGCTGGGGCGCGTGGGCGATGCGCTGGTGGCGCTGGAGAAGGCGGCGCGGCTGGCGCCCGACTCCGCGGTGCTGCTGGACCTGGCGGACCTGTCCCTGCGCTGCGACCGCCCGGAGCATGCGCGGCGCGCGCTGGAGTCGCTCCTGTCCACGCTGCCTCGCACGGCGGCGCCGGAGAAGCTGGCGGACGTGCGGGCCCGGCTGGGACGCGCGTGCGAGATGCTCGGCGACCGCGAGGGCGCCATCGCCGCGTATGCGCAGGCGCTGCCCTTGCGCCGTCTGGACGACGCGCTGGCCGCGCGCCTGGAGTCCCTCTACACCGAGGCCGGCGAGACGCAGGCGCTGGCCGAGCTGTGGGCGGGTCGCGCGCAGGCGCTGATGGGGGCCGAGCGCGCCGAGGAGGCCGCGCCGCTGTTCCTGCAGAGCGCTCGCGCGCTGCTCGAGCGGGGCGAGAAGTCCGCCGCGCTGCTGCGCCTGTCCGCCGCGCTGGAGGCGAGCCCCGAGGGCCCGCTGGCGGCCGAGGTGCTGGAGTCGCTGGCCGAACTGGAGCTGGAGCGGGGCGAGAAGCTGGAGGCGGCGCGCCTCTACGCGCGCCGTGCCGTGCTGGTGCCCGAGGACCGCGCGGGCGCGAGGCTCCTGTTCCGCGCGTCGCTGTTGGCGGCGGGGACCAGTCGCGAGGAGGTGTTCCTCGCCGAGGCGCTCGAGCGCGACGCGTCGTTCGCTCCCGCGCGGCAGCGCCGGGGTGAGCTGAAGCTGCCCACCGATGCCCGGGCCGCGCTGGATGACTTCGAGGCGGTGCTGGCGCTGCCTCCGGTGGACGCCGACGCGCCTCGCGAGGCGGAGCGCGTGTCCCTCACGCGCAAGGCCGCGGGCGCCGCCGTGCGCGCGGGCCGCACCGACTCCGCGCGCCGCCTGTTGGGCGAGTACTGCATCCGCGCGCCGGAGGACCTGGACGCGCGCGTGGAGCTGGCCAACCTGCACCGCAAGGCGGGCGCCCGCGAGGCGCTGGCGGACCTGCTGGTGGAGCTGTGGCCCCGCCTGTCCGGTGAGCCTCGGCGCGCGGCCCGTCGCGAGCTGGCGGAGCTGTCGTTGTCGCTGGGACGCGCGGGCGCGGCGATGGACTCGCTGCGCAGCCTGCGTCTGGAGGAGCCGCACGACACGTGGGCGGCGCAGGCGCTGCTCGATCTGCTGCCCCCGCCGGGCACGGGCTCCGTCGAGGAGGAGGCCGAGCGCCTGGAGCTGTTGGGCGCCCTGGTGACCTCGTCGTCGGGAGAGGAGCGCGCGGAGTTGCTCGCGCGCCGCGCCGTGCTGCACCGCGCGTCCCATCGCCTGCCCGCCGCGCGTGAGGACTTCTCCGAGGCCGCCACGCTGTCTCGCCGCCCCGCGCCGTTGCTGCTGGCGCTGGCGGAGCTGGCGCGTGAGTCCGAGGACGAGGCGGGCGAGCTGGCGGTGTGGCGTCGCGCGGTGGTCGCCGATGCCCAGCTCGGCACGCGCGCCCGCGAGCGACTGCTCGCCCTGGGGACGACGCTGGCGGAGAAGGATGTCCGGCCGCTGGCGCGCGAGGCGCTGCTCGCCGCCGTCGCCCTGTCGCCCTCGGAGGCGGAGCGCTGCGACGCCTGGTTCACCCTGGCCGACCTGGCCCGCCGTGACGAGCGTCCGGACGAGGAGGCCACCGCGCTGGCCGAGGCCGCGAAGCAGGGCCCCACGCCCCGCCGCGTCGAGGCGCACCTGGCTCGCGCCGGGCTGCTGGAGTCGCGCGGAGCGCTGGCCGATGCGCGCGAGAGCCTGCGGGCGGCGCTGGCGCTGGCGCCCCGACACACGGGGGCCACGGCGTCCCTGCTGCGCGTGCTGCGGACCCTGGGAGACTGGGCCGCGCTGGCCGAGGTGCTCGCGGCCGAGGCGCCCCACGCCGGGTCGGGCGAGGCCGCGACGATGTACTCGGAGCTGGCGTCGCTCTACCTGGAGCGACTCGACCAGCCGGGCCCCGCAGAGGCGGCGCTGCGCCATGCGCTGCGGCTGACCCCGGACGACGCGAACGCACGGCGCCAGCTGGTGTCCCTGGTCGCGGGTCGGGGCGAGCTGCGCGAGGCCGCGGCGCTGCTGGAGACCGCCGCCGAGAGCGCGGGCGCGACCGAGGCCGCCACGCTGCTGCGCGAGGGCGCCACCTACGCGCGCGACGCGGAGGACCTGGAGCGCGCGCTGAAGCTGTCGCGCAAGGCACACGCCCTGGTGCCGGCGCGCGGCGCGGAGCTGGCCTCGCTGGCGGAGCTGCTCTACCTGCGCGGCGCGGTGGTGGAGGCGCTCCCGCTCCAGGAGACGCTGGCGCTCGCGGTGGACTTCTCGGGCGACGCCGAGTCCGCCGAGGCGAGCTGGCTGCGGCTGGGCGAGCTGGCGGAGAGCGCGGGCGAGACGAAGCGCGCCGTGGGCGCGTACCGGAAGCTGCTCGCCGAGCGGCCCTTGTGCGAGGCCGCGGTGCAGCGGCTCTCCGCGCTGCTGGAGAAGGACGACCCGCGCGGCGCCTTCGAGGTGCTCGTCACCCACGCTCGCTCGCTGGCGCCGTCCGAGGACACGGTGCGGCGGCTCGTGGTGCTGGCGGACAAGGCGCGCGCCTCGCTCGCGGACGCGGGGGTCGCGGCGTCGCTCTTGTCGCACGCGGCCCAGATGGCCCAGACGCCGCTGCCCCTGCGGCTGCGGCTCGCCTCGCTGTACCGCGAGACGGGGCGCTCGCTGGAGCTGCTCACGGAGCTGCGTCAGGTGGCCGCGCTCAGCCTCCAGGTGGGCGACGTGGCGGCGACGCTCGCGGCCCACGACGAAGAGGCCCGGCTCGCCGAGTCCACCGGCCGCGCGGACGACGCGCTGCGCGCGCTCGCGGATGCACGAGACCTCCTGGAGTCGCGTGGCCGTCCCGCCGAGGCCGCCGTCTGCGAGCGCCGTCGCGCGGAGCTGCTGCGCGACGTGAAGCTGGACCTCTCGGCCGCGGAGGGCGCGCTGGACCGCGCCTTCTCGCTGGCGGAGGACCTGGGCACCGCGCGACTGGGCGCCGCGCTGGCCGAGCGCCGCGACGACGCCGACGCCGAGGCCCTGTGGCTGGAGCGCGCGCTGCCGCTGCTGGAGGACTCCAAGGAGGCCGCGGCGCTGCGGCTGCGGCTGGCGAAGCTGCACCTGGGCGTGCTCGCGGACGCGGAGCAGGCGGAGCGCTTCCTGCGCGAGGCGCTGCGCGAGGACCGCTCGCTCGACGAGGCCGAGGCGCTGCTGGCCCGGCTGCTGGAGCGCGACGGCCGCATGGCGGAGCTGGCCGCCTGGTACGAGGAGTGCGCCGAGGGCGAGGCGGACGCGGAGCGCCGCGCCGAGCTGCTCCAGCGCGCCGCGGTGCTGTACCGCGACAGGGCGGGGCGCCCGGACGCGGCCGCCGCGGCCTTCATCGCCGCGCGCTCGGCCCGTCCGGACGACCTGGACCTCACCGCGCAGGCCGCGGAGCTCCTGCACGAGGTGAATCGCCACGCGGACGCCGCCGAGTTCGACGCGGTGCTGCTGGAGGCCGACCCGTTCCGCGAGCCCATCTTCACCCGGCACCGCGCCTTCCTGGAGGAGTCCGAGGACAACCAGTCGCTCGCGGAGCTGATGCTGCGGCGCGCCCAGCGTCAGTCCGACGTGGACGCCGCGGCCAGCTACCTGGCGGCGGCCCGGGCCTTCCGCGCGGGAGGCGCCCGCGAGCGCGCGCTCTTGTGCGAGGACCGCGCCTTCGAGCTGGACCCCGCGAGCGTCGAGGCCTTCGCGCAGGTGCGCGAGCGCGCGGCCACGGACGTGCGCCGGCTGTCGGAGCTGCTCGCCCAGCGCGCGCGAGCCCTGCCTCGCGAGCAGGCGCTGCCCCTCTTGCGCGAGCGCGCCACGCGCCTGCTGGACGCGGGGGAGGCGCTGCTGGCCGCCGAGGCCTTCGACGTGTACCTGGCGAGCGCGGGCGACGACGTGGAGGCGCTGACCGCCCGCGCGGAGCTGGCGGCTCGCAGTGGTGGCCCCGCCGCCGCGCGGCCGTATGACCGGCGGCTGCTGGACGCGGGCGGTGACGCGCTGCCCGTGCCCGTGCGCGCGCGGACCTGGCTGCGGTTGGGCCATGCGTCGCTGGGCGCGAACGCGTACCACGACGCGGCGGATGCCTTCGAGTCGGTGGTGTCGCTGGAGCCCGACGGCGAGCGCGGCCGCGAGGCGCTGTCGCTGCTGGCGGAGGTGCACTCGCGCACGGGCAACGCGCCCGGCCTGTACCGCGCCTCGCTGCAGCTCGCCCGACGCGCGGAGGACACGGCGACGGCGGAGGTGCTGTACCGCCGCGCGGCGGATTTGTTCGAGGACCCGAGGGAGGCCATCGACGCGCTGCTGCCCCTGGCGCGGCTGCGTCCCGCGGACGCCTCCGTCATCGACCGCGCCGTCGCGGGTCTGCGCGCGATGGGCCGCCACGGCGACCTGCTGGCGGTGTACGAGTCCGGCGCCGAGGCCGCGGGAGGCGCACGCGCCGCCGAGCTGCTCCTGGCCGCCGCCACCGTGGCCGCCGAGTCGCTCGCGGACGTGGCCGCGGCGTGGGAGCTCACCCAGCGCGCCGCCGAGGCCGCCCCCGAGGACGTCACCGCGCTGCGCGCCCTGGTGACGGGGCTGCGCGAGCGTCGCGACACGGCCCGACTGCGTCAGGCCCTGGAGCGGCTGGTGCCGCGCCTGGAGGACGCGGACGAGGCGGCCCTGCTGCGGTTGGAGCTGGCCGCGCTGCTGGAGGCCGAGGGCGAGACGTCCACGGCCCGCGAGGCGCTGGAGGCGGTGGTGGAGCGCGGCGCCTCGGGCGCGGGCTACGCCGTCGCGCTGGAGGAGCTGGAGAAGCTGCTGACGGAGGCTCCCGCGCGCCGGGCCGAGGTCCAGGTGGCCCGCGCCGAGCTGACGTCGGGACGTGAGCGTCGTGCGTTGATGCTCGCGGCGGCCCGGGGCTTCGAGAGCGCGGGGCGTCTGCCGGACGCGCTGAAGGCGGCGAAGGACGCGGCGGCCGTCGAGCCGGACGTGGACGCGACGCTGCGAGTCGCGCACCTGTACCGGGCCTCGGGCGAGTCCCCCAAGGCGGCGACGGCGCTGCTGCAGGCGGCCCGGCTCGCCTCTCCGGACGAGCGTCCGCCGCTGCTGCTGGAGGCCGCGGACCTCTGGGAGAAGGCGGGCGAGCACGGCGAGGCGCTGGAGGTCATCGAGCGCATCGCCACCGAGGCGCCGGACATGCTCGCGCCGTCGGAGCTGGCGGAGCGCTTCGGTCGGCTGGGCGCCTTCGCCCGCGCGCTCCAGGTCGGCTTCGCGCCCGCGATGCTGGCCGGCGAGCTGACGGACGCGCTGGCCATGGCCGCGCAGGCCGGAGACGCGGCGCGCACGCGCGAGGCGCTCTGGGCCCTGGTCGCGCAGTCGGACGCGGACCCCGCCCACGCCTCCGCGCTCGCGGACGGGCTGCGCGCGGAGCACGACGCGGAGGGGCTGTTGGAGCTGGCGGCCCTGTCCGTGTCGAGGGACGCGGCCTTCTCCGTGGCCCTGCGCGACGAGGTGCTGCGCGCCCCGGACGCGCCGGAGCTGCAGCGCCTGCGCGCGCTGGACGAGCTGTCGACCGACGCGGGCTTCGCGGCCCGGCTCACGCTGCTGTTGCCTGGCCTCGAGAAGCACCCGGAGCCGCTCTCGGTGGCCGTGCTGAACCGGGTGCGCGCGCTGCCGGACGCGTCGCGCGTGGAAGCGCTCGCCATGGCGGCGGAGGGCTGGACGTCCCGCCGCAAGTCGCTGCTGCTCGAGCGCCACATGCTGGAGTTCAGCCTGGGCCGCTTCGACGCCGCCGCGCGCACGCTGGGCCAGCTCATCGAGGTGGAGGAGGACGCGCGAGCGCGGGCCATCCTGCATCTGGAGCAAGGCGAGCTGTTGCTCAGCCCGCTGGAGCGGCCCGACGAGGCCCGCGCGGCCTTCGAGCGCGCGCTCGAGGATGACGCCGCCTGCGTGACGGCGCTGCACAACCTGCTGGCGCTGGTGGATGAGGCCGAGGACCCGGCCGTCTTCGTGTCGCTCGCCGAGCGCCTGGTGTCGACGGAAGGTCCCGCCGCCGCGACGCAGCACCGCGAGCGCTGGGCGGACGCGTACGAGATGCTGGGCCAGGTGGCCGAGGCCGCCGCCCAATTGGAGGCGCTGCCGGAGACGGAGGAGCGCCTGGCCCGCCGCGCGAGGCTCGCGGAGGAGCGGGGCCTCACGGGCGAGGCGCTGCGGCTGCGCGAGCGGCTCACCGACGAGCCGGGGATGCTGGAGTCCATCCTGCGCGGCTACCTGGACGCGCAGCTGGTGGCCCCCGCGGCCCGGCTCGCCGAGCGCCTCCTCGATGGCGCGGGCCTGTCGCCGGAAGTCCTGCGCCTGGCCTGTGAGCGGCTGTCGCCCGTGTCCGAGGGCGCCGCGTTCGCCACGCGCGTGTGGCCGGGGCTGTTGCGCGCGTCCCCGCTGGACGTGGACGGCTGGACGCTCTTCGCCGAGGCCCTGCGGCTCGTCGGCCGTCAGGACGCGGCCGAGCGCGCGGATGGCATCGGCGCGGCGCTGTCCTCCAGCACGGCGCTGGTGACGCGGGTGCCAGTGTCGCCGCTGCCGTTGCCCTCGGGCTTCCAGCACGCGCCGCCCGTCCGGGTGCTGCCGGTGACGACCGAGAGCCTCCCGCGCCTGTTCGCCGCGCTGCGGCCCGCGCTGACCTCCCTGGGCGCCGAGGTGCTGTCGGTGGGCGTGGACCCCATCGGCGGCGTGGAGGCGTACCTCACCGCGCCGGACGCCCTGGTGCTGGGCGCGGGCGCGCTCGCGTGCTTCGACGCGGTGGAGCTCGCCTATCTGTGCGCGCTGGCCCTGGCGCTCGGAGCGGAGGGCGTGAAGCTTTCCCGCCCGGGCGAAGTCCCCGGCTTCGACGAAGCGGCCGTGGCGGCCTTCCGCGCGGTGCCCTCGTCGCTCGGGGCGGGGCGCGTGCTGGCCCGGCTGGATGCCAAGGTGCGCGGGGGTGACCCGGCGCGGGTGGATGTGGGCGCGGTGCTCGCCCAGGGGGAGACCTTCCGGGCCGTGGCCCTTTGCGTGCTCGACCTCGGGTAG
- the ddpX gene encoding D-alanyl-D-alanine dipeptidase yields the protein MRTWVLVAALGLSTPALAEDAGAKKAKPPKDSGTSPLVDASTVVEDLALDLRYATEDNFLKKKVYPDTARCLLLPESASKLKAAADVLRPKGYRLKVYDCYRPRAVQWEMWKIMPVPGYVADPRKGSNHNRGGAVDLTLVTLDGQEVEMPTAFDTFTPAAHHGYAGGTEASRRHREVLREAMLGAGFSPNRMEWWHYDLPDAKSRPVLDVPFTSEKQGNQAG from the coding sequence ATGAGGACGTGGGTGCTGGTGGCGGCGCTGGGCCTGTCGACTCCGGCGCTCGCCGAGGACGCGGGGGCCAAGAAGGCGAAGCCCCCGAAGGACTCGGGCACCTCGCCGCTGGTGGACGCCTCCACGGTGGTGGAGGACCTGGCGCTGGACCTGCGCTACGCGACCGAGGACAACTTCCTGAAGAAGAAGGTGTACCCCGACACGGCGCGCTGTCTGCTCCTGCCGGAGTCCGCGAGCAAGCTGAAGGCCGCCGCGGACGTGCTCCGGCCCAAGGGCTACCGGCTCAAGGTCTACGACTGCTACCGGCCGCGCGCGGTGCAGTGGGAGATGTGGAAGATCATGCCCGTGCCCGGCTACGTGGCGGACCCCCGCAAGGGCTCCAACCACAACCGGGGTGGCGCGGTGGACCTGACGCTGGTGACGCTGGACGGACAGGAGGTGGAGATGCCCACCGCCTTCGACACCTTCACGCCCGCGGCGCATCACGGCTATGCGGGAGGCACCGAGGCGTCGCGCCGTCATCGCGAGGTGCTGCGCGAGGCGATGCTGGGCGCGGGCTTCTCGCCCAACCGCATGGAGTGGTGGCACTACGACTTGCCCGACGCGAAGTCGCGGCCCGTGTTGGATGTGCCCTTCACGTCGGAGAAGCAGGGCAACCAGGCGGGCTGA
- the queC gene encoding 7-cyano-7-deazaguanine synthase QueC, translating to MTKRAVVLTSGGLDSTTCVAMAKAKGFEPVCLAVAYGQRHAVELERAREVATALGVKDFRVVGIDLRQVGGSALTADIDVPKDRPADEMSHGVPVTYVPARNALFLSLALGLAEVVGATDIYIGVNAVDYSGYPDCRPEFIRSFEAMANLATKAGVEGARFTVHAPLSGLTKADIIREGVRLGVDYGITHSCYDPDTQGRACGRCDSCLLRKKGFEEAGVPDPTRYTVEAGA from the coding sequence ATGACGAAGCGTGCGGTGGTGTTGACCTCGGGGGGCCTGGACTCGACGACGTGCGTGGCCATGGCGAAGGCGAAGGGTTTCGAGCCGGTGTGTCTGGCGGTGGCGTATGGCCAGCGGCACGCGGTGGAGCTCGAGCGGGCGCGTGAGGTGGCGACGGCCCTGGGTGTGAAGGACTTCCGGGTGGTGGGCATCGACCTGCGCCAGGTGGGCGGCTCCGCGCTGACGGCGGACATCGACGTGCCCAAGGACCGGCCCGCGGACGAGATGAGCCACGGCGTCCCGGTGACGTACGTGCCCGCGCGCAACGCGCTGTTCCTCTCGCTGGCGCTGGGGCTCGCGGAGGTGGTGGGCGCCACGGACATCTACATCGGCGTCAACGCGGTGGACTACAGCGGCTATCCCGACTGCCGGCCGGAGTTCATCCGCTCCTTCGAGGCGATGGCCAACCTGGCCACGAAGGCGGGCGTCGAGGGCGCGCGCTTCACGGTGCACGCGCCGCTGTCGGGCCTGACGAAGGCGGACATCATCCGCGAGGGCGTCCGCCTGGGCGTGGACTACGGCATCACCCACTCCTGCTACGACCCGGACACGCAGGGCCGCGCCTGCGGGCGCTGTGACAGCTGCCTGCTGCGCAAGAAGGGCTTCGAGGAGGCCGGCGTGCCGGACCCGACGCGCTACACGGTGGAGGCCGGAGCATGA